A window from Mytilus galloprovincialis chromosome 8, xbMytGall1.hap1.1, whole genome shotgun sequence encodes these proteins:
- the LOC143041938 gene encoding large ribosomal subunit protein bL28m-like, with protein MSRVKFNGTVVPALRNALKLNRYRKAAYEYRWDQSVDHLFPEHYKQRCEEFMRRLPKPVHYKPAESKWKISPETDRWEVNNDEPVYVVYPEQCNDGLWGGEGIVQGEYIARWKRKRSLEFPKIWRPSLIRRIFYSEILDKWYHVVVTPRTLDLIDEANGFDNYILKTHERDLNSKLGMNFKRAMLLALVRQDMYPDDPEKKQKICDKYKEFIIPEEEAEWLGLSIKEAIKKGKQLQEENNPQIPLKYSLTKVLALRLKEISQNKDQDSAVDEGLTNKFKKLNPFSKSDDKRS; from the exons ATGTCCAGAGTCAAGTTTAATGGAACAGTTGTACCAGCTCTTAGAAATGCACTTAAGCTAAACAGATACC GAAAAGCAGCATACGAATATAGATGGGACCAGTCGGTTGATCATCTTTTCCCAGAGCACTATAAACAAAGATGTGAGGAATTTATGAGACGATTGCCAAAACCAGTTCACTACAAACCAGCTGAGAGCAAGTGGAAAATCAGTCCAGAGACTGACCGATG GGAGGTTAACAATGATGAACCTGTTTATGTTGTGTACCCAGAACAATGCAACGATGGCCTGTGGGGTGGCGAAGGAATTGTTCAAGGAGAATATATCGCAAGATGGAAGAGGAAACGTTCCTTGGA atttCCAAAAATATGGCGACCAAGTTTGATAAGAAGAATATTTTACAGTGAAATTTTAGATAAATGGTACCATGTAGTAGTAACACCTAGAACATTAGATTTAATAGATGAGGCAAATGGGTTTGATAACTACATTTTAAAG ACACATGAGAGAGATCTGAATTCTAAGCTGGGTATGAACTTTAAAAGAGCCATGTTGCTAGCTTTGGTTAGACAGGATATGTATCCTGATGACCCAGAGAAAAAGCAGAAGATTTGTGACAAATACAAAGAATTTATCATTCCG GAAGAAGAGGCAGAATGGTTAGGTTTATCAATAAAAGAAgcaattaaaaaaggaaagcaACTCCAGGAAGAAAATAATCCTCAAATACCATTGAAATATTCACTTACCAAAGTCTTAGCCCTTCGGCTAAAAG AAATCTCTCAAAACAAAGACCAAGATTCTGCTGTGGATGAAGGATTGACAAATAAATTCAAAAAACTTAATCCATTTTCAAAATCAGACGACAAAAGAAGTTGA